GGTCACGATGACTCGCTGGTACGAGAACACGAGAACCCTCTATGTCGAGCCCAAAACCGGTGTCGTCGTCAAGGGCGCCGAGGATATTCACCAGTACTACTCGCGCACTGCAGGCACCGCCGAGGTCGAGGTTCTGAAGGCGCCGATCGAGTTCGACGAGAACACCGTCGAATACCAGATCCAGCAGGCCAAGGACGGTATGGACAAGCTGTCGTTGGTCGGACGCACAGTCCCGATCGTTCTCGGCATCCTCGGTGTCATCGCACTGATCGCCGGCGTCCTTCTCGGACTCCGTAACGGTGGACCCCGTCAGCCTGCACGCACCGGTGGACCGCAGCACACCGACGGTGGCGGCGCCGCTCCCACCGAGCCCCGCAATCGTGACTGGACGACGGATCAGACCGAGGTCATCCCGCGTACCAACCTCTCGAAAGAGTAAGAGCTTTCACCGCAGATGAGCGGAAGTACGGCCTCCCGGCTGTGCTTCCGCTTTTTTGTTTCACGAGCTCAACTGCTTGAACTGCTCAGGGCGAATCCGCTGACCACCGCGGCACAGACGGCAGCAACCGACGCCGCGACGATGACGAACTGCAGCGGCGTCGTGGCGACGAAGAACAGCAGCATCACTTCGACGGCCAAACCGATCCATGCGACGATGGCGAGCTGTGTCCGCTCACCGGCGATCGCCCACAACAGTCCGCTCTGCAACAACGCCAGGCATGCACCCTGCAGCGCGAAGATCCAAAGGTAGCTCTGCACAGGCGCATACGCCTCACCGGCGATCGACGGCAGCAGCGGCGCCGCCAGCGCAGCGCCGAGAACCAACACGGCCCCGATCGCGGCCACGACTGCCAATGCCGATCGGACGGCTTTCGCAGATTCTGCTGGATTCGCCATCCGCGGATAGAGAACCACTCCCACGGCCTGCGGAAGCCAGAACGCAGCTTTGGTAGCCACTGCGCCGAGCGCATACAAACCTGCCTGCTCCGCACTCAACACCGCGGCCGCTATCACCAGATCGAGCGCAGAGAGGCCGATGAGCGCCAGCTGCACCTGCGATGCCCGCAGTACCGTGCCGACGGTCAGCGTGGAACGTACCGCATCGCCCTCTCGTGCCGCACTTGCGATCCTCGCTCCGACAGCGACCACTGCTGTCCCGACGGCGCTGGCGGCCAACACAATTCCGGGCCCACCGCCCACTGCGAGCACAACGACGGCGGGGATCACCTTGCCGAACCCTGCAGCAGCAAGCACAGCACCGAGCCGTCCGAACTGCCCGGATCCTTGCAGCAGACCCTGTTCCGTCGCCAGCAGCACGAGCACCGGCGCCACGACGAGCGCCGACACCGTCGCGAGCACTCCTCTACCGAGCACCACGGCCACCACCGGCGCCAACGCCAACGCCAAGATCGCGACCACCCCGGCACACCGGTAGCCGAGCTTTCGGAGTTCGGCGGTGCCACGTCCGTGCGCTACTTCACGAGCGACGACGGACTGCAATGCCAGCGCCGGGACAGCGAGAACGAGTTGAGCCGCAAGCAGACTCGCGAACTCGCCGTACCCCTCGACGCCGAGAAATCGACTGGCGGGCAGATGCAGAAGGTACGACGCAGCATTGGCCGTCATCGAACCAACCGTCACCAGCGTCATCCCGGTGAGCGCCGACGTACTTGCAGTGCGGTTCGGCATGGGAACACGGTATAGGGTGCCGAGAGTGTCGTGGACGCAGCGCAGTCGAACCGCGGCACCGGCCGTGTGGAGCCTGATCCTGGCGATGATCGTCCTGGGCCCGCTCTGGGGGAACGGCTATCTACTCCTTCGCGACGCGGTCAGCACCCCTCGGTCCTACTTCACCGATTCTGCACTCGGCACCACCGACGCCGCCGCACGTGCGGTCCCCCAGGACGGCGTCGTCGCAGCGTTGTCCATCGCTTTCGACGGCGGACTCGTGGTCAAGACGATTCTCACACTGGCACTGTGGCTCGCCGGTTGGGGTGCCGCGGTGATGGTCCGCCGGTTACTGCCGACCGCGACGACGCCTGCGTTGCTCACCGCCGCGACCCTGGCCATCTGGAATCCCTACGTGGCCGAGCGATTGCTGCAGGGGCACTGGAGTCTGCTCGTCGGCTACGCCGCGCTTCCGTGGACGGTGACCGCAGCGATGACGCTGCGTCGGACGGGACGGTGGCAAGTACTGGCAGTCTGCCTCGCCGCTGCAGGGCTCACACCCACGGGAGCGATCCTCGCGGCCGTCACCGCCCTCGTCGTCGTTGCGCTGCCCTCCGGAGTGCAGCGCTCCCGGCGGGTACTGCTGACTGCCCTGCTTGCGTTGGCCGCCTCCTCGCCCTGGCTGGTGGCCACTGCAGTATCGGGTGGCGGAACCCTCGGAACCGACCCGGCAGGCGTCGGCGCCTTCGCCGCCCGGGCCGAACCCGGCCTCGGCACACTGCTCAGCCTGGCAGGCCTGGGAGGCATCTGGAACTCCGACGCAGTTCCCGCTACCCGCACGACGCACTTCGCTGTCCTCGGAACACTTGTGCTGCTTGCCGTCGTCGCACTCGGGTTGCGACCGCTGTGGCGTCGACGCAGAAACCCGATCTTCACCGCCCTCGCCGCCATGGCCGTCCTCGCCGTAGTCACGCCCGCGCTCGGTGCGACCGGAATCGGCCTTCGCGTCGGTGAGTGGGCAGCGCAGGACATCCCGGGTGCGGGCCTGCTGCGTGACAGTCAGAAATTTCTCGCACTTGCGATGCCCTTCTACGTGCTTGCCGCCGCCGCTGGAGTCATGTGGCTCGGAGCAAGATTTCGTATGCCGCGGGTCCCTGCCGTCGCGGCCATCGCAGCGCTGCTGCTGGCACTACCGGACCTGGTGTGGGGAGTATCGGGCAAGCTCGAGCCCGTCGAATATCCGAAGTCGTGGAACGCCGTCGCCGAAGTACTCCAGGGTCGCGACGGGGACGTTGCAGTGCTGCCGGCAGGAATCTTCCGGATCTTCCCCTACAGCGGCGACGCGCCCGTGCTCGATCCCGCGCCTCGAATGCTCCCGCTCGACGTCCTGCAGACCGGTGAACTGATCGTCGCAGGAGGGTCGGTACGCGGCGAGGGCAGCCGCGCTTCCACCGTCGAAAAAATCTTGCTCGACGGCGGATCGGCAGCCGAACTGGCACAGCTGGGCGTCGGCTGGGTCCTTGTCGAGCGGACGACGCCCGGACTACTGGGCGAGTCGGCGGGAACGCTGGAGCAGCTCGAACGCGTCTACTCCGACGACGAACTTGCGTTGTACCAAGTTCCAGGCGCAATCGGAACCACCGAAGTCGGGCCCGTGTCGTATTGGATCGTCGTGGGCGCGCACCTGATGTGGGCGCTGTTACTGGTGGGCGGACTCTGCTGGGGCCTGCTGCGAAGATGACACGAGCCCGGAGACGTGGGCTCCCATCACCGACGCCGCCAATACACTCTCCACGCCCTGCGCGCATTGCTCCCACGAGAACTCGAGCGCGCGCACCCGGGCCTTCTCGCCCAGGTCGGCGCGGCCATCGGCGTCGAGGAGAAGTTCGCCGATGGCGTTGGTGAGCGCGGCCACGTCACGATCGTCCCCATCGATACCGACCAGCACACCGGTCACGCCGTCGATGACCGAATCGGTCAGGCCCTTCGAACTGCGGTAACCGACGGTCGGGACGCCGTGCTGAGCAGCTTCGATGACGGCGAGGCCCCACCCCTCCTTACGCGAGGGCATCACGTGCACCCAGGAGCGGCCGAGCAGTTCGTGTTTGCGTTCTTCGTCGACGTGTCCGTGGAACGTGACAGCCTCTTCGATGCCGAGCTCACGCACACGCTCACGCAGGTTCTCTTCCCACCAGCCGCCACCGACGACGTCGAGATGCAGGTCCGGGAGCTGCCGTCGCAGGGTGGCCACGGCAGCGAGGGCATCCTCGATCTGCTTGTGCGGGACCAGCCGCGACAACACCGACAGCGACGGGTGCGAGGTTCTGGTGTGCTCCCCACCGAGCGACGCCGCCGGGGACGCGCCGTTTCGAACCACAGCCACCCGGTCGCGGTCGACTCCGAGCGCAACGAGCTCATCCGCCGAAGGCAACGACACCGTCAAATACTGATTACGCCGATGAACGCGCGGGGAGACCGTGCTCTCGAGCCACCACCCGAACTTGGCCATCAACGGGCCCGCCACCGGCCACTGCTCCCGATGACAATGGTGAACCAGCAACGTCACCGGTGCGCCCGCGACAAGACGAGAGAAGAAAGGAATGCCGTTCTGAGTGTCGACGACAGCGTCCGGGTCGATCCCGCGTAATGGCCCGAACCCGAGCCGGCCGGCAGCAATCGCAGCGAGAGCCCTCGGATACACGCTCAGTCGGCCACCACCGCGGCTGATCTGGATACCGTCGACCATCTCCTGCGCCGGAGCCCCCGGATACGACGCCGTCCGCAGCGTCACCCGCACTCCGCGTCGCGCCAGGCCGGCACCGATCTGCTCGAGGTAACGCTCGCTGCCGCCGCCCTGGGGATGGCCCGTATCGCGCCAACAGAGCAAGAGCACCTCGCGCACAGCTGGGTCCCCCGTAACGGCGTTGTCGAATACGAACTTCCGACACCTTAACGGTTCGCCCGCCCCGCAGCGTCGCGACAGGGTGCATTCCCCTACTCTTTTGCAACGTGCCACGTCCTCGGGGTCGACTCGCAAGCTCTCGCCGTGTCGAGCGACCTGTAACTCGCTTCTTCGCCCAGCGCGCGACCCTTCGCCGATCGGTGAGTCTGCTTCGGGATTTCGGACACGAGCAGAGCGCTCCCGACATCTTCTACAGCGCGCTGGCCCGCGATTCCGTCGAACTGATCGGTGATCTGTACCGAGGTCTGACCGGTGACAGTCTCGAAGATCGGGTGGTCCTGGACGTCGGCGGCGGACCCGGCTATTTTGCGGACGTTTTCCGCGCCAGTGGAGCTCGGTACATCCCCGTCGAGCCCGATCCGACAGAGATGCACGCCGCCGGTCTGACCGTGCACGGCAGCGTCCGCGGATCGGGAATGGCCCTGCCGTTTCGCGAAAACAGCGTGGACGTGTGCTTTTCCTCGAACGTCGCCGAACACGTGCGTCATCCGTGGGTCATGGCCGAGGAAATGTTGCGTGTCACCAAACCCGGTGGGTTGATGGTCCTGTCGTACACGCTGTGGCGGGGACCGTTCGGCGGCCACGAAACTGGTCCCTGGCACTACTTCGGCGGCGAGTTCGCAGCCCGCAGATACCTCCGTAAGCACGGCCGCGAACCGAAGAATCGTTTCGGTGAATCCCTGTTCGACGTCGGGGCATCGGAGGGACTGCGGTGGGCCCGCGAGACTACGCAGGGCACTGTGCTGGCCGCATTTCCGCGTTACCACCCGAAATGGGCATGGTGGATGATCCGTGTTCCGGTACTTCGCGAATTTCTTGCCAGCAACCTTGTCGTGGTCCTGCGCGCCGACGCACGCTGACAGTAGTTTGGGACATATGACAGCGTTGGCATTGGACATCGGGGGCACCAAGATCACTGCGGCGATCGTCGACGCCGACGGTAGACCCGGCGAGGCTCTCGTCGTTTCCACCCCGAAAGTCGATGTGTGGCAGGCCTGTTCCGAATTGCTCGACGCAGTGGCAGCGGGAACGGATATCGCCGCCATCGGCATTGCGTGTGCAGGGCCGGTCGACTTGGTCGCCGGGACGGTCGCACCGATCAACATCGGCGAGTGGAAGGGCGGTTTCGACCTCACCGGGAAAATCGCCAAGAAATTTCCCGACGCCACGATGCGTCTCGCCGGTGACGGTGGGTGCGCGGCACTCGGCGAACATCGGTTCGGAGCAGCACAGGGCGTGGACAACCTGATCAGCGTCGTCGTCTCCACCGGCGTCGGAGGCGGTCTGGTGCTGGGCGGTGAGATCGTGCACGGCCGCAGTGGAAATGCCGGCCACATCGGCCACATCGTCGTTCCCGGTTCGACGGCGTCCTGCTCGTGCGGTGGTCTCGGATGCGTGGAGACCGTATCGAGCGGGCCGTCCGCGGTCGGATGGGCGCAAGAACAAGGCTGGACCGGCACCACCGGCGCCGAGTTGGCCGAGGATGCCGCGAACGGAAACGTCGTCGCGGTGACGACATTGCAGCGCGCGGGCGTAGCACTCGGTCAGGCAATCGCGTCGGCCGCTGCCCTGGTCGATGTCGAGCTCGTGGTCATCGGCGGAGGGTTCGCGCAGGCAGGCCCACCGCTGTGGGATCCGATCCAAGAGTCCGCGGCGCTGCATGCGCGGCTGAGGTTCCTCGACGGGCTCACGATCGTGCCGGCGAAACTGGGTGCGGTAGGGACGTTGACCGGGGCTGCGGCACTTGCGGCCTCGGCCACCTGATCCAGCCGGGCTCGCGCATCGCATCGGTGGAATCCTTCCGAATTACTGCAACGTGTTCTAGTCTCGTTCCATGACCGACTTCGCCAAGCTGTTCATCGGCGGGCACTGGACCGCACCGTCAACCGAGGAGACGCTCGACGTCTTCTCACCCGCCACCGAGGAGCGCGTCGGGAGTACTCCCGTAGCCGCG
This region of Rhodococcus sp. PAMC28707 genomic DNA includes:
- a CDS encoding class I SAM-dependent methyltransferase, producing MSLLRDFGHEQSAPDIFYSALARDSVELIGDLYRGLTGDSLEDRVVLDVGGGPGYFADVFRASGARYIPVEPDPTEMHAAGLTVHGSVRGSGMALPFRENSVDVCFSSNVAEHVRHPWVMAEEMLRVTKPGGLMVLSYTLWRGPFGGHETGPWHYFGGEFAARRYLRKHGREPKNRFGESLFDVGASEGLRWARETTQGTVLAAFPRYHPKWAWWMIRVPVLREFLASNLVVVLRADAR
- a CDS encoding polysaccharide biosynthesis protein; translated protein: MPNRTASTSALTGMTLVTVGSMTANAASYLLHLPASRFLGVEGYGEFASLLAAQLVLAVPALALQSVVAREVAHGRGTAELRKLGYRCAGVVAILALALAPVVAVVLGRGVLATVSALVVAPVLVLLATEQGLLQGSGQFGRLGAVLAAAGFGKVIPAVVVLAVGGGPGIVLAASAVGTAVVAVGARIASAAREGDAVRSTLTVGTVLRASQVQLALIGLSALDLVIAAAVLSAEQAGLYALGAVATKAAFWLPQAVGVVLYPRMANPAESAKAVRSALAVVAAIGAVLVLGAALAAPLLPSIAGEAYAPVQSYLWIFALQGACLALLQSGLLWAIAGERTQLAIVAWIGLAVEVMLLFFVATTPLQFVIVAASVAAVCAAVVSGFALSSSSS
- a CDS encoding glycosyltransferase family 4 protein, whose amino-acid sequence is MREVLLLCWRDTGHPQGGGSERYLEQIGAGLARRGVRVTLRTASYPGAPAQEMVDGIQISRGGGRLSVYPRALAAIAAGRLGFGPLRGIDPDAVVDTQNGIPFFSRLVAGAPVTLLVHHCHREQWPVAGPLMAKFGWWLESTVSPRVHRRNQYLTVSLPSADELVALGVDRDRVAVVRNGASPAASLGGEHTRTSHPSLSVLSRLVPHKQIEDALAAVATLRRQLPDLHLDVVGGGWWEENLRERVRELGIEEAVTFHGHVDEERKHELLGRSWVHVMPSRKEGWGLAVIEAAQHGVPTVGYRSSKGLTDSVIDGVTGVLVGIDGDDRDVAALTNAIGELLLDADGRADLGEKARVRALEFSWEQCAQGVESVLAASVMGAHVSGLVSSSQQAPAESAHQ
- a CDS encoding ROK family protein, with the protein product MTALALDIGGTKITAAIVDADGRPGEALVVSTPKVDVWQACSELLDAVAAGTDIAAIGIACAGPVDLVAGTVAPINIGEWKGGFDLTGKIAKKFPDATMRLAGDGGCAALGEHRFGAAQGVDNLISVVVSTGVGGGLVLGGEIVHGRSGNAGHIGHIVVPGSTASCSCGGLGCVETVSSGPSAVGWAQEQGWTGTTGAELAEDAANGNVVAVTTLQRAGVALGQAIASAAALVDVELVVIGGGFAQAGPPLWDPIQESAALHARLRFLDGLTIVPAKLGAVGTLTGAAALAASAT